Proteins co-encoded in one Babylonia areolata isolate BAREFJ2019XMU chromosome 5, ASM4173473v1, whole genome shotgun sequence genomic window:
- the LOC143282259 gene encoding uncharacterized protein LOC143282259, giving the protein MRGTRNGEDCIIKLEEHEVEKDLGVFVDSKLTFKEHVAKTTAKANTVVGIIRRTFDFLDDNLFMNLYKSLVRPILEYGHSVYQPYHKTLCSDIEDVQRRATKQLPTVRDLPYPERLRHLRLPSLEHRRNRGDMIDTYKYMHGLYDVDRPRLEPATSHNTWGHSLRIKKKHCRLNVHSSSFSQRVVNSWNNLPDSVVTAPTLNCFKSRLDAHWQQLPSVYEPSCLQ; this is encoded by the coding sequence ATGAGAGGAACGAGAAACGGCGAAGACTGCATCATTAAATTAGAGGAACATGAAGTGGAGAAAGATTTGGGAGTATTTGTCGACAGTAAACTGACTTTCAAAGAACATGTGGCAAAAACAACCGCCAAAGCCAATACAGTTGTCGGAATAATACGCCGAACTTTCGACTTCCTCGATGATAACCTCTTCATGAACCTGTACAAAAGCCTTGTTCGCCCGATTCTGGAATACGGTCACTCCGTATATCAACCATATCACAAGACCCTCTGCAGCGACATAGAGGATGTCCAGCGTCGCGCCACCAAGCAGCTGCCAACCGTTCGAGACCTGCCCTACCCTGAACGTCTGCGTCACCTCCGCCTACCAAGCCTAGAGCACCGTCGCAACAGAGGAGACATGATTGACACTTATAAGTACATGCACGGGCTCTACGACGTGGATAGGCCAAGGTTAGAACCAGCCACCAGCCACAACACCTGGGGACACAGCCTCAGGATAAAGAAAAAACACTGTAGGTTGAATGTCCACAGCAGCTCCTTTTCACAAAGAGTCGTGAACTCATGGAATAATCTGCCGGACAGTGTTGTGACCGCCCCTACCCTAAACTGCTTCAAATCCAGGCTGGACGCGCACTGGCAACAGTTGCCTAGTGTGTACGAACCATCCTGCCTGCAGTAA